Proteins encoded in a region of the Candidatus Wallbacteria bacterium genome:
- a CDS encoding hydrogenase maturation nickel metallochaperone HypA → MHEHHSVEHIVEHALEEAEKRKAKKVLKIILGIGELLNYDDEAVRMYFAQFAAGTVLEGAEVEIRPIRAKFYCRKCESLFEHGKGVFNCPECGSFGSITDTGNELFIEGMETE, encoded by the coding sequence ATGCACGAACATCATTCAGTGGAACATATCGTAGAGCACGCACTGGAAGAAGCTGAAAAACGCAAGGCGAAAAAAGTGTTGAAGATAATACTGGGAATCGGCGAACTTTTAAATTACGACGATGAAGCTGTGCGCATGTATTTCGCACAGTTCGCTGCAGGTACGGTCCTGGAAGGGGCGGAAGTCGAGATCAGACCGATCAGAGCCAAATTCTACTGCAGAAAATGCGAAAGCCTGTTCGAACACGGAAAAGGAGTGTTCAATTGTCCGGAATGCGGCAGTTTCGGATCAATAACTGATACAGGGAATGAGCTCTTCATCGAGGGAATGGAGACGGAATAA
- a CDS encoding ankyrin repeat domain-containing protein: MPTKIKLRISRQNLKLLILVFTISVFGSGFFTLKWLIGYFFADEETMQQRLMAATPDPTMRCDYRMSLLLDKLARLQFEHGRLPESIDTLAVLHEEVERDYRCPQGGHFILINNPQYTSCLCTVHGLCCGPATGAADYKDPLIREFERWSVSDKVDFEGLATIRTLLTGTLEINARNRFRRTPLMMSILNGWDDLAEQLINKGANIHMLDQNSMNALHFAAKYHKKELVTRLLKKGADCNQRDRFGRNALFYACGCWDYQRFCGLSKVDADSPLFKTYQAGQARYFENLRENSDEVEIVKALIKNGARVDDPDCDDRTPLFYASMDGYQNIVSLLTSKKVDVNHKDKNRLTPLFYTLFDYSPNTFNHLKDRMISSRECEIADILISQGANVNALYYDRPLITYVVERNYTEILRMLLTKKININAKGFTGTALEVAEKKGRTELAEILKQAGAKE, translated from the coding sequence ATGCCTACTAAAATCAAACTCAGAATTTCCCGTCAAAACCTCAAACTGCTGATCCTGGTTTTCACGATCTCGGTTTTTGGCAGCGGATTTTTCACGCTGAAATGGCTGATCGGATATTTCTTCGCAGATGAGGAAACCATGCAGCAGCGTCTGATGGCAGCTACACCGGACCCCACCATGAGATGCGACTATCGGATGAGCCTGCTGCTCGACAAGCTGGCCAGGCTGCAATTTGAGCACGGCAGACTGCCTGAAAGCATTGACACCCTGGCAGTTCTCCATGAGGAGGTCGAGCGGGATTATCGGTGCCCGCAGGGAGGCCATTTCATTCTGATCAATAACCCACAGTATACTTCCTGCCTCTGCACTGTACACGGATTGTGCTGCGGCCCTGCCACAGGAGCAGCAGACTATAAAGACCCTCTGATCAGGGAATTTGAAAGATGGTCGGTCTCAGATAAAGTTGATTTCGAGGGCCTGGCCACAATCAGAACACTTCTCACCGGTACACTTGAAATCAATGCCAGGAATCGTTTCCGCCGCACTCCCCTGATGATGTCCATCCTGAACGGCTGGGATGATCTGGCTGAGCAATTGATCAATAAAGGCGCTAACATTCACATGCTGGATCAGAACAGCATGAATGCGCTGCATTTTGCCGCAAAATACCATAAAAAAGAACTGGTCACCCGGCTTTTGAAAAAAGGTGCAGACTGCAATCAACGCGACAGATTCGGCAGAAACGCCCTTTTCTATGCCTGCGGCTGCTGGGATTACCAGCGATTCTGCGGTCTTTCAAAGGTGGATGCGGATTCCCCTCTGTTTAAGACCTATCAAGCTGGCCAGGCCAGGTATTTTGAAAATCTCAGGGAAAACTCAGATGAAGTGGAGATAGTCAAAGCTCTGATCAAAAACGGTGCCAGGGTCGACGATCCAGACTGTGACGACAGGACTCCCCTTTTTTATGCCAGCATGGACGGCTACCAAAACATTGTTTCATTGTTGACTTCAAAAAAAGTAGATGTCAATCATAAAGATAAAAACCGGCTCACTCCGCTTTTCTACACGCTTTTCGATTACAGTCCCAATACTTTCAACCATCTGAAAGACAGGATGATTTCCTCGCGTGAATGCGAAATCGCCGACATCCTGATCTCCCAGGGGGCCAATGTCAACGCGCTTTACTATGACAGGCCTCTGATCACCTATGTGGTGGAAAGGAACTACACTGAAATCCTCAGGATGCTCCTCACCAAGAAAATCAATATTAATGCCAAAGGCTTCACAGGCACGGCACTCGAAGTGGCAGAGAAAAAAGGCCGGACCGAGCTCGCAGAAATCCTGAAACAGGCCGGTGCCAAGGAATAA